One Argentina anserina chromosome 6, drPotAnse1.1, whole genome shotgun sequence genomic window, ACATAACAGGACCAATCCCTCAGGAAATTGGGAAGCTCTCAAAGCTCAAGACTCTTGATGTTTCCAGCAACTTTTTGATTGGGGGAATTCCCTCCTCTCTGGGTCACCTAAAGAGCCTCCAGTATTTGTAAGCATTTTGAGGGCATTTAACATGAAGTAAagcattttttctttttgtttcgaAATTTAATGTACAGATTGTTTCAACTGGGTTTAGGAGGCTCAACAATAACAGTCTCACCGGAGCATTTCCGATGTCGTTGGCTAACATGACCAACCTTGCCTTTCTGTAAATCTCTAAACCATTCTTATGTGTTATTGTTTGTATATTATGTCATTGAACTGTGATTCTGAAGTAGCTTTTGTGATTCTGTGGTTTTGTGCAATAGGGATCTGTCATACAATAATCTGAGTGGTCCTGTGCCTAGATTTGCTGCTAAAACATTCAAGTAATCACTCCTTCCTTCTCTCTATATTTCAGCAGAATGCTGTTACTTTCCTAATATAttttcattcctttgtttATTGTATCAGCATAGTGGGAAACCCCCTAATTTGTGCAACAAGGTCTGAAGCAGACTGCAATGGGATGGAACTGATGCCAATGTCCAtgaacttgaataatacacagggtataaaatttacattgttTTACTGTACTGAGAGTTCTTGCATAGCAACTTCCATCTTTCACAGCACTGATTTCAGTTCAGGATGATAGTATTTTGACTGACTTCACTTTAACTTTTCTTCTCTAGCGGCTCTTCCTAACAGACCTAAAAACCGTAAAATGGCTCTTGCTTTTGGTTTGAGTCTTGGATGCCTCTGCCTGATTGTTCTTGGATTTGGACTATTTATATGGTGGAGGCAAAGGCACAATAAACAGGCATTCTTTGATGTTACAGGTACTTTGTTGCTAGATGACAGCACATCAATAGCAAAAGATAAAATGTGAACAACATTTTTTGTTGACTGGAAACTAATTGGAGTAATGACTCTTCTTATTGTGGTGACATTTCAGAAAAGCATCATGAAGAAATTTCACTTGGGAACTTGAAGAGATTTCATTTTAGAGAACTTCAGATAGCAACAAATAACTTCAGCAGCAAGTTCCTAATAGGAAAGGGAGGCTTTGGACATGTTTACAAAGGAACTCTCTGCGATGGCACTGTTGTAGCGGTGAAGAGACTTAAAGATGGCAGTGCTCTAGGTGGAGAGATTCAGTTTCAAACTGAAGTTGAAATGATCAGCCTAGCAGTTCATCGCAACCTTCTTCGGCTTTATGGGTTTTGCATCACACCAAAAGAAAGGCTTCTAGTTTACCCATACATGTCCAATGGTAGTGTGGCTTCTCGTCTCAAAGGTAGATCAAAGGATAGACCAATTCAATAAGTCATTTAGAATGTCTGATATGATTGGCTAACTTTGAATCATATCAATGCTTTTGACAGGGAAACCAGTGTTGGATTGGGGAACTAGGAAACGGATTGCCTTAGGAGCTGCAAGAGGATTGTTATATCTTCATGAGCAGTGTGACCCAAAAATTATCCACCGGGATGTGAAGGCAGCAAATGTACTTCTTGATGACTACTGTGAAGCTGTGGTCGGAGATTTTGATCTGGCAAAGCTTTTGGATCACCAAGACTCGCATGTCACCACCGCAGTGAGGGGTACCATAGGGCACATAGCCCCAGAGTATCTTTCCACAGGCCAGTCCTCTGATAAAACAGATGTGTTTGGATTTGGTATTCTTCTACTTGAACTAATTACAGGCCAGACAGCTCTAGAATTTGCCAAGTCAACTCACCAAAAGGGAGCTATACTTGATTGGGTGAGCGAACACAAACCCTGTATAGTCTTGTGAAAGTAGTCCTAAATTGTAACTGATTGGTCCAAGCTTATAAGATTTATATCCGAGATTTATTTGATCACAGGTTAAGAAGCTTCATCACGAAAAGAAGCTTGAAATGCTGGTGGACAAGGATCTGAGTACCAACTATGATCGCATGGAGCTTGAAGAAATGATCCAAGTTGCACTCTTGTGTACTCAGTACCTTCCTGGTCTTAGACCCAAAATGTCTGAAGTGGTCAGAATGCTTGAAGGTGACGGACTTGTAGAAAGATGGGAAGCATCTCAAAGAGCAGAATCAACAAAGTCGAAAGCTTACTTTTCATCATCTGATCGATATTCAGATCTTACCGACGACTCTTCATTATTAGTACAAGCAATGGAACTCTCAGGTCCGAGGTGAAAATTCACCCGCTTTAAAAGAAATCATGTTATAGCTAGAAATATAGTTGAAGCTACTAGCATGGATATTAAGAGTTTATGCTGTATATTGGTAGTGCATCCCAGGCCCgaaaattttgatattttcttcCAGTTCCAATTGTACAGATTCTTCTTCAATGAAATGACATTCTTAGATTCAGAATGACTTGCTGTTAACCTTTCACTCTCTTTGATCAGACAAATTTTCTGCCTCTTTTTCTGCACTTTGACTCCACCAAAGACAAACTCCAGGCAGTAGACACCAATTAATTCATAAACAGCGTTCTACTAAATCTCATTAAGATGAATTTGTCCTAGGATTACAATGAATCCGATCAACAAGTGTAACATTAAGGCCCTGTTCGGTTCATTATCCAGCTTAAACAACCTGAGCTAAATTCAAAATTGATTGACTGTGTGCAAAGAAAACATGGAAGCATCTGAGGCTTATATGAGCCATCAAATAATGTAGAACACCCGTACCATTTGTTCTAGATTGAGGGATTGATCCTTCATAAAATTGGTACGAATGGATAAAGTTTCAAAACCAATAGTAGCTGTTATCTTCATTAATTGTTTTCAAGGTTCAAAACCATCAGTCCATCAGTAGCTGTAATACTTTCAAGAAGCCAAGGCTTGGCTTCGTGAAACAAACAAGAGAAAATTAGAGTTAAATGGTCAGAAGATAATACATACCTGATGTAGAAAATTATAGTTAAACTTCAGTAAGAATCTAGTTGAGCTGCATAATCTGCATTGGCAACAACGGACCGGtactaaagaaaaatataaaagagtAACTTGTTACTTGATCGTAAAGAAATTGTAGCAGTCCAACCCTCTCTGTTGACACCCTCACGGCTTTCCACTACCAAGTCCATTTTTACACAACTCATGTTCAATCGAACTGTGGAATCAAACCAGTAAAAAGATATGAACTCACTCCTGTACTAATTTGATTAAAGCACCAAGCCTTTAGGATGAGTTCCAAATTTTGCTAGGTTACAAGCAATACGGGCCTCATGCCCCACAGTTACACCATGCAGTGGGGCACATGAAAAAGATAAAACCCCAATGAAAGCATGAATATATAGTCCAATTAGATTACTTGTGTTTTtgtatttctctctctctttgctTCATCGTCTGTACGAGATTAAACGTGGATTATAATGATCATTGATAGTTCGATATTTCATGTTTCCCTCTTTCTTTAAAGTTGTCACAAATAAGCTTTCATGGTGTAAATTGTGACAATATGATATATAATAATTGGGGTAAACATTCTCTTAACAAACGCATTTATGTTGCCATCGTATGGAAATGATTTATATCATGTAGAACAAATTGAATAAGAATTAATACGTAAGATCACAGTTAGGTTTAGAAGGATTTTACTATCAGTATCTAGTTGAGTAAACTTTAGCAGAGTCGATTAGTAAGACAAAAAAGACAAACAAAAAGGTGCAGGTTTCAAATTGGATTGAAAGACTCATGGTTAGGGAAAACAGACGGAGTCAATACATATAATGacatcaaaatatattataCTTTCATGTCAATCTTCTTGGCTCCAGAAGCTATACGTAAATGATAACTAGTGGTGGGAAGGCCTCCTAATCCAAGTCTATGCTAAGTGGCAGTCTCCTATTGGCTGCAGGAATTTCCTTTATGTATAGAAAACTTATCGAAAATGAAATGTTGCTTACAAAACCATTTTAGAGTTTCCGAAAATAATTAAACCCGTATATATCATTACATGTGGATGTGGTAGGGAATTTCCAATGAAAAATCTATTTAGTTGACAAatgacaatatataattttggCTGCTCTGGTAGCTTTCATGGGGATTCATCTCTACCCTGTGATTGAGGATAGCTAGGTGCCTAGGTAATGTATGATGGCAACGGTTAGTTGTTTACACTGTAAGCAAACTGGCATTGTAATTAGTAGTAGTAGAGACGTGTCTATATCTATGATTTATGAGCAGATAATTAAGTTTGATGTATTCATAATAGCACATATCTTTTACTTCTAATTTTTGCCATCGACATAACAGATAGCTGATGATTATTAGTTCAGTATATATACATTGTTTCGAGCTAATATTATTGTCCAGGAGGTGGGATTCTATATACATTTCTTCTGTCACGCTAAGAAATATCAGTGTATATGTATAATCCGGTGAAAACCCTTTGTCAAGATAGTGCGATAGAGCTAGCCATTGCTAAATCCTTTGTCAAGACAAATGCGCTGACAGAGATATGAGCACCTCGATATATAGTTTCTAATGAACAATATAATTCACTGAAACTCTTGAAATAAATCTAAGCGCCGATAAATTTAAATATTCAAAAGAGTAAGAAGACATACATCCGTCgtataaataatgaaaaaatAGTTATAGAATCGACCATGAATTTGTTCATTGCTCTCGACGGATTAAGAAAAAACCTAGGAATTAAGTAGAGAACTGCAAGCAGCCGAGCAGGTTACTATAGCTCCAAGATGGAAGTTCTACTTTCCCATCATCCAAGCAGGCAAAACAACACCCTACACAGTTGATCGTTACCATCCCCATTATTCTCATCCACATTGATCCAGCTGTGTAggaaaaaacccagaaagcaTCTCCACCACGTCTTCTGAAATGCCACGTGTCCTACCCCGAATCTTAGCAGCTCAGACTCATGGACCCCCCGTTTTAGGTCCAAAAGCTCAGCCACAACTTTTCCCACCCACTAAACCACCTCCACGTGTCGCCCTCTGGATTCCCTCCCACTTTGCCGCTCTGCCTACAGTTAGACCCCCCTCGACCCCTTCTTCCCTCCACTCTCCATAACTCCATCATTTCCCCTCGAACTTTGAAAACCCTCTCTCAGAGTTTGAGTGAGGAAAAAATAAGAGCATGTTGAAGGAAGAGAGCAATGGCGCCGCGGCCGCGAACAGCCGGGCACGTGTTTGCGACACGTGCCGCTCCGCAGCCTGCACGGTCTACTGCCGTGCAGACTCTGCGTTCTTGTGTTCGAGCTGCGACGCCACGATCCACGCCGCCAACCGCGTGGCTTCCCGCCACGAGCGTGTGTGGGTCTGCGAGGCGTGCGAGCGTGCGCCGGCTGCTTTTCTCTGCAAGGCAGACGCGGCCTCGCTCTGCACGTCTTGCGACGCGGAAATCCACTCTGCTAATCCTTTGGCCCGTCGCCACCAGCGCGTCCCCATCCTTCCCATCTCCGGCTGCCTACACGGACCTCCGTCCACTGACCCCGGCGGTCAGATGATGGTGGCGGCTGCCCCGGCGGATACCACAGAGGACGGTTTCCTGAGCCAGGAAGGAGATGAGGCATTGgacgaagaagatgaagatgaggcTGCCTCCTGGCTGCTGCTGAATCCGGTGAAGAACAGCAACGGTAATCATAACAGTAACAACAATCCAaacaataacaacaacaacaacaacaacggATTCTTCTTCGGAGTGGAGGTTGATGAGTACTTGGACCTTGTGGAGTACAACTCATCTGATCAGAACCAGTTCAGTACTACTACCACTGTTACTGACCAGCATAACCAGTATGGTATGCCGCACAAGTTCAATTATGGAGGTGATAGTGTTGTGCCAGTTCAGTATGGAGAAGGTAAAGTAAACCAGATGCAGATGCAGCAGAAGCATAACTTTCATCAGTTGGGGATGGAATATGAGTCCTCAAAAGCTGCTTATGGTTACGATGGTTCAATATCTCACACTGTAAGCTTCTAATTTCTACTCCATAATGCTTCTATAATTACTTGTTTATTGCTAGTTTTTTGTTGATTAGCTATTACTATTGTGGTTCAAAGTGAACAATGCTTGATTTGGGATGATGATCAGCTCAATCTATCTTAATTACTAGGATAAAAAGATAAGCTCTCTTTTAATTGGCCAAGCTAATAAGAGAAAGCCTATTACTATTATCTGCACTTTCTAGCTAAGCTCCATTGTCTCCCATATCTCTGCTTTTCTTCTTTAGAGTGGCAAATAATATGAatgtttctatttttctttcccCTTTTGATCCAAGTTAGAAAATGATGTCAATTCAGGTCATGTTCTGAGAGGGTTACTTTTTTCTGTTTAGACGGTTCAATAAGTCAGAGAATGTTCAAGGAACATTGTAAAAGGGAATGAGTTTTAGCACTTCAATTCATTTCCATTTAATGGGGCATCTTCTTGAAACCTAAAGGCCGGGAAGAGGACTTATGCTCATTTAGCTAGGGTTTTGAGCTACCGAGTTAGCTTGTTGTACATGATGGAAGAATGCATGAAAAGTATATAGAACCCTTAAATATAGTGAACATCCACATCTGTGAAATTCATAAGTATCGTTTCAAAATGATGAAATGTTGTAGCAATTTTTCTAATGGTGTTTTTCTTTGATCATTTGATAGGTTTCTGTTTCATCCATGGATGTTGGTGTTGTACCAGACTCAACAATGAGCGATATGTCAGTCTCTCACCCAAGAACACCAAAAGGAACAATAGACCTTTTCAATGGACCTACAATTCAGATGCCAACCCAACTAAGTCCAATGGACAGGGAGGCCAGGGTCCTCAGATacagagaaaaaaagaagatgagGAAGTTTGAGAAAACAATCCGTTATGCCTCAAGGAAGGCCTATGCAGAGACAAGACCTCGGATCAAGGGCCGGTTTGCAAAGCGAACAGACATTGAAGTTGAAGTGGATCAGATGTTCTCCACATCACTCATGGGAGAAACTGGATACGGTATTGTCCCTTCGTACTGAAATCGTGTGACAATTCAAGCAGCAGAAGGAGATCTCCTTCAGATAACTAAGATTGCACTGGTTTTTAGATATTATTAAAGACCTGCTAGACTGCTACGTACTGATAATCACtggtatcttttccaatttgaatgAGATGTATGGATGGTAATCTTGTATGTTGTGGCATCTTCATGCCATTGCTATGATGCAAATGTAAATTTTTATTAGTTGGAAGTTCAATCTTTTGCAGCATTATCACTACTTTGCTTGTTAGATCGATCTGTGTTTTCTGCAAGACCCCAATGTTGGCTATAGTGAATTTTCTTCGCTCAAAAATCGAGTAACTTTTAAGAATGAAGGATTCACTATTCAGTACTATACCATGTACCTTTCAGGACTACAATCAGGAACAAGATTCTAGCACATTGCGGGGATAATAGAGAAAATGGAACCGACAGAATACTCATAAGGATTCTGGAGACGAGCTAGCTTCATATTTTCTAAAAGGCAGATGAATATTTCTGCTTTTGTTTGATCCTTGATACTTCTTGCTCATCTTATAAAGACAGGGGAACTTTCTCTTACAAATTTTAGTAGTCACTATTTCATTTCCCATATACACCTCAGTGATGGTATCATCATCTCTTAATAAGATCTCTCCTATAATGAAAACATGGTATCCCGAAAATACTTATATGTTTCCAACCACGACCAATTTGCAGTTAACTAAACTTCTCAACTGCATGGAAAAAGGGAATAAATGTCATTGCACATACATTAGTTACAGACCAAACTAAGAACTTCAACTGTAGCTGTATCAATCGATATAGCATATCCGGAGCACATACTTGGTTCGAAAAATGAAACTACAATGGTCTACAATATTTCATGCTAGTTGCATAGGAGATATTGCATGTACAAATCATACAGGTACTTTAGAGTTTAGATGCAGTTCACTGTATATGGAGATTACTAAAGCTTTTGAGATCTCTGATCAACAAAGACATTCTATCTGCACTTTTGCAGTTTCTATCATCTTTACAAGAAAGCAGTGCACATGGGATCCGGAGAACAAAGTTGAGGCAATACTGTAGTCATTACACTCTCAAGTAGGCCATTTCTTAGGGCATCTAATGCTGTAACATCTCCATGATGAGCTTTGCGTGCATTACAATtggcatagtcataacactctTGAAATATCTGGTATCATGATACTGATTTCCGTTGTGGAAATTGGTGTATCGCATAGAAGAAAATGTAAGAATCAGTCAATCCAAAGTGTTAAACCGGTTAGTAATTGATGCTGGTTATTACATTAGATGGTCTATGCAGGCTAAAGTGCTTTAAACTGGTTCATTTCCTCAAGATGTTACTGAAATTCTTAAGATATATATGAGATGAACTTAATGTACTATACTAAGCATATGAAGTATCCATTTTAAGTTACGGATTCTTGATTTGAGGTGGATACTTGAAAGGGAAGGTAAGGTCCCAAAAGTGAAAAAGAGCAGGCCAAAGTGCACCTCCACATATCCAACTGTAATCTAGTGAGAAAAAGTTGCTGCACGTTTACACTTTGCAGTGCAAAAAGAAAGCATAAAGGGAAAAAGGGAAGATTGGATATGCATATATGGCAGCATATATCTCAAGTGTCAAACCCTTTTGCCTAAAGGTATTGTTAAATTTGGATATCCCAGAAGTTCATATCCTTGTGTTTTTGGTGACTCTTCGATGGTAGCTAGTCATGGCCTCATGGGTCTTGAACATTGAGAGCAGTTCAAGCATAGCCATACAAATGTGTCTCCTTTCATCCTTACCCTTTTCCTTTTGTTGACAAGGAAAACCACAACTAGTTGGTATTTTTTGGGGCAATAACTACTTGGCCTTGTATCAGCCAGATAGCTGGTTGAAATTCTTGACTTTTCCATCTTCATCAGCATATGCATCTTGAACCACATAACCCTTCTTATCAGAATTGGATATGATCTTAGTCAATAAATCAATTAATGACCCAAAAACTTTATAGCCCATCTCAAAGATGGACCTGGGCTTTCCTGGGCAGTCACAACTTCAATTGCGTCTGATGTTAATCATGTTATGAACTCGGATCTCTCAATTCAAATTTGCTGCTTACTGAGGCAAGATTCACTCTTTCAATGATTCATCCGGGAAGTAATGTAAATTAAGAAAGCGAGAGGCCGATACGGAGCTTCTGATCTGTGACAATGTTACTGTGCTTTTGGTATGCATGGTTTAGTTAATTGCATAGTTAATTGTATTCATAGATAACTATGTATTTATTTCGTACGTTTTCAAGTAGTATATATCCACCACAATTTCTAAGTTTAATGGAGATCTTTGCACCATCAGTACAGTAAATCGGCGGAGAATCtgtttgagaaattttagCCTCTAAGCTAGGAATGAGGACTTGGAAAAACTACGTACATACGTATATGTACATCAGTATAGgtcctttatttttttgagaatgaCGTATATGTACATTTCAAACAACAACTTGTTCATACCATATTGTTGTATAACAGCAGAACTGTAGActgaaaaacaaaactgaCAATCGGATACACCATTAGATATGGTCAAATTTAAGGATGTTAAGCTCCAGTGCTAGCATATTAGAATTTGACCACACCATTAAGTGAAACTAATGCAACGTATGCGACTATTTGAAGAGTTAGTTGAGCGGTCAGACTATTTTGAAATATCACGAATACCCTGTGCAGCCCCATGAATACCAAGAAACTTTCATAACAGTCGATCACCGAATGAACAAGTAAAGTAGAAGAAATAATTGCACATGATAATCATCACTTGAGGCCATATATGTAACTTCATCAACCACAATTCACAATTTTCTTGTTCTGATCCTCAAATTCACTGTGCAGACGGAATTATATAAACCTAAGCATATGAATGATTAAATGCATACTCCCTTCAGAGCATTCGGCAGCATCAGCTAGGTAGCTATACGAACACTACTACAGTGATTTTAGCAATGAAGTCTTTGATGGCAAACTCCACGAGCTCGACTGGTTCTTCCGGTGTCGGTGCTGGTGAAACTATTTTCAGCAACTGGAGATCTCCGCTACCATACATCTTCAGCGGCCTAGCACTCATGCTGGGACTCGTCGCAGTTGCATTGCTAATTCTGGCTTGTTCTTATCGTAAAACCTTGTCGTCCAACTCCGCAAGTTCGGGTGGTGAAGATGCAAAACCAACGTCACGGGAAATGGATGACTTAGAGGCTGCAGAGTCGGAGCCCAAGATTCTCGTGATAATGGCCGGAGAGAAAACACCGACATACTTGGCAAACCCCATTTCTTCCTCTACTAGTTGATCAAAGTCTCTGAACTCATCATCCTTTTGCTTCAGACCTTCAGTTCTGGTAGTATAGCTAGTTATTTCGATCTCGGCCTTTAGATATCTAAATTTTGGGTACTTATAATTCTTTTTCATCATCGACAATATGTAATTAGATTAAGAGAGAGCGAACATCTTCGAAATctattgttctatcttgtgTTGCAGTATATGTGAATCTAAATTTTAACACATTTATTCCATCTATCTAATTAGCTTTTTCAAGAACCCTACAAGCTTCTATTCCATCGAACGCTAGTATTGGGATTACTTGTGTGAGTTGTGTCCTCTCCGATCCATCTcttgtttccttttttttttttgctggtTTTGGTTGGATATCATGATGATGCGGTAGGCTTAAAGCcaagcaaactcttgtggGCATAGTCTGATTTGGGAAGTGTAGAACGATAATCTTAAAACAAACGAGAGTGCAGACACATGTACAAATAAtaatgtgatttatttataatcaagcgcggggttacaatctttgtgaactcctctaatactatctccgtatatgacttggctcaagggtgacgtgtaCTTGATCTtgaaaatttgagtttgatttggatttggatttgatgaagaacgaacgatttggcagcttgatgattcttcgtgggcttgagtttggatttgatgaagaacgatatatttggtagcttgacgatTGTTCGTGGACTTGCGTTTGGATttcgatttgatgaagaacaatggatttgacagcttgatgattcttcgtgggcttgagtttggatttgatgaagaacgattgATTTTaacagcttgatgattcttcgtgggcttgagtttggatttgatgaagaacgatcgactTGACatcttgatgattcttcgtgggcttgagtttggatttgatgaagaacaattgatttggtagcttgacgattctttgtggacttgcgtttggatttagatttgatgaagaacgatggatttgacagcttgatgattcttcgtgggtttgagtttggatttgatgaagaacgatcgactTGACAGCTTGATAAtttttcgtggacttgagtttggattgatgaagaacgatcgactTGACAggttgatgattcttcgtggacttgggagacttTGGGATTTCTCAAGAGTGACCTTGcttaagtgattttctctcttcttctcaagtcccctttcttcatgttgaatgtggtatttatagtgtcaagattTCTAtattgtagaatattttaatgacactcaaaataataaatttctttaattgtataattaaatcaatatgtattttctgattaatttaaaattagttattctcataactaaattaaacagaaaataattgatttaattataaccgtcaagaaagttattaatttaatcaaatgtccgattaccatttcgaattgTCAATGACATTCCATTTTCCGATTtacgtcggaatcacgtagcttcaattacgatcatccgtttatgtgctgacatgAGTTTTATTCGAATCAGCACCAATTTTATTGACTTTTTggtcacgtgtgcaattttggcGGGTttttggtcgatttaatcatttaataaagatgatttatttcattaaattttatGTGTCTACATGAAGCAACTTAAAATAGCTAGGTTTACCATCCTCGCTCATTGCTGAAGTAATTGAATTTTTGGTCACCCAGAGAGCCGGAGAGGTTTGAAGATAATTTCATCAAAGAGGTATAGTACATATTTGTAAACAGAATTTTGTCATCAAATAATCAGAGGAGTAATATTGCTTCTTTTAGTTCTATATCATGACAAATTAATCACTAGAATTATATCTCCAATAATTCAGATTTAATACTATAAGCTTTTCACCAAATCAGCCATTTGCGCCACCGACTCCACTACCGCGTACACTTAAGGGATAAATATAAAGACTAATTGGGGAAG contains:
- the LOC126800951 gene encoding protein NSP-INTERACTING KINASE 1-like, coding for MRMQGAKAVLCLAFVCCWICGNGLLSPKGVNFEVQALMGIKEALEDPHGVLSNWDYDAVDPCSWTMVTCSSENLVVGLGVPSQNLSGTLSPSIGNLTNLQIVLLQNNNITGPIPQEIGKLSKLKTLDVSSNFLIGGIPSSLGHLKSLQYLRLNNNSLTGAFPMSLANMTNLAFLDLSYNNLSGPVPRFAAKTFNIVGNPLICATRSEADCNGMELMPMSMNLNNTQAALPNRPKNRKMALAFGLSLGCLCLIVLGFGLFIWWRQRHNKQAFFDVTEKHHEEISLGNLKRFHFRELQIATNNFSSKFLIGKGGFGHVYKGTLCDGTVVAVKRLKDGSALGGEIQFQTEVEMISLAVHRNLLRLYGFCITPKERLLVYPYMSNGSVASRLKGKPVLDWGTRKRIALGAARGLLYLHEQCDPKIIHRDVKAANVLLDDYCEAVVGDFDLAKLLDHQDSHVTTAVRGTIGHIAPEYLSTGQSSDKTDVFGFGILLLELITGQTALEFAKSTHQKGAILDWVKKLHHEKKLEMLVDKDLSTNYDRMELEEMIQVALLCTQYLPGLRPKMSEVVRMLEGDGLVERWEASQRAESTKSKAYFSSSDRYSDLTDDSSLLVQAMELSGPR
- the LOC126798905 gene encoding zinc finger protein CONSTANS-LIKE 2 isoform X1, which produces MLKEESNGAAAANSRARVCDTCRSAACTVYCRADSAFLCSSCDATIHAANRVASRHERVWVCEACERAPAAFLCKADAASLCTSCDAEIHSANPLARRHQRVPILPISGCLHGPPSTDPGGQMMVAAAPADTTEDGFLSQEGDEALDEEDEDEAASWLLLNPVKNSNGNHNSNNNPNNNNNNNNNGFFFGVEVDEYLDLVEYNSSDQNQFSTTTTVTDQHNQYGMPHKFNYGGDSVVPVQYGEGKVNQMQMQQKHNFHQLGMEYESSKAAYGYDGSISHTVSVSSMDVGVVPDSTMSDMSVSHPRTPKGTIDLFNGPTIQMPTQLSPMDREARVLRYREKKKMRKFEKTIRYASRKAYAETRPRIKGRFAKRTDIEVEVDQMFSTSLMGETGYGIVPSY
- the LOC126798905 gene encoding zinc finger protein CONSTANS-LIKE 2 isoform X2; translated protein: MLKEESNGAAAANSRARVCDTCRSAACTVYCRADSAFLCSSCDATIHAANRVASRHERVWVCEACERAPAAFLCKADAASLCTSCDAEIHSANPLARRHQRVPILPISGCLHGPPSTDPGGQMMVAAAPADTTEDGFLSQEGDEALDEEDEDEAASWLLLNPVKNSNGNHNSNNNGFFFGVEVDEYLDLVEYNSSDQNQFSTTTTVTDQHNQYGMPHKFNYGGDSVVPVQYGEGKVNQMQMQQKHNFHQLGMEYESSKAAYGYDGSISHTVSVSSMDVGVVPDSTMSDMSVSHPRTPKGTIDLFNGPTIQMPTQLSPMDREARVLRYREKKKMRKFEKTIRYASRKAYAETRPRIKGRFAKRTDIEVEVDQMFSTSLMGETGYGIVPSY